The Zingiber officinale cultivar Zhangliang chromosome 10A, Zo_v1.1, whole genome shotgun sequence genome contains a region encoding:
- the LOC122027415 gene encoding ribose-phosphate pyrophosphokinase 4 yields MAKRANKQVNLFYCAECEELARKVADHSDAIQLRTISWRNFDDGFPNLFINNAHDIRGQHVAFLASFSSPGVIFEQISAIFALPKLFIASFTLVLPFFPTGSFERVEEEGDVATAFTMARILSMIPKSRGGPTSVVIYDIHALQERFYFGDDVLPCFETGIPLLLQRLHKLPDAENITIAFPDDGAWKRFHKLLLHFPMVVCAKVREGDKRIVRIKEGNPEGRHVVIVDDLVQSGGTLIECQKVLAAHGAGKVSAYVTHGVFPNKSWERFLHKGSEYQFAHFWITDSCPVTVKAITDKPPFEVLSLAGSIADALQI; encoded by the exons ATGGCTAAGAGAGCGAACAAGCAGGTAAATCTCTTCTACTGCGCCGAGTGCGAGGAGCTCGCCAGGAAAGTGGCCGATCACTCCGACGCCATCCAGCTCCGGACTATCTCTTGGAG AAACTTTGATGATGGATTCCCAAATCTCTTCATCAACAATGCACATGACATTAGAGGACAACATGTTGCTTTCCTAGCCTCTTTCAGCTCGCCAGGAGTCATTTTTGAGCAGATATCTGCAATTTTCGCTTTACCTAAACTATTTATTGCTTCTTTCACCTTGGTATTACCATTCTTTCCAACTGGCTCTTTTGAACGggtggaagaagaaggtgatgtTGCTACTGCATTTACAATGGCAAGAATATTATCAATGATTCCGAAATCCAGAGGTGGTCCAACAAgtgttgtcatctatgatatacATGCTTTGCAG GAAAGATTTTACTTTGGTGATGATGTCTTGCCCTGCTTTGAAACTGGTATTCCTTTGCTGTTGCAGCGCCTACACAAACTTCCAGATGCAGAGAAT ATCACTATAGCATTCCCAGATGATGGTGCATGGAAGCGATTTCACAAGCTATTGTTGCATTTCCCAATG GTGGTCTGTGCAAAGGTTCGTGAGGGTGACAAAAGAATAGTTCGAATTAAAGAAGGAAACCCTGAAGGCCGGCATGTTGTTATTGTTGATGATTTGGTACAATCTGGTGGGACACTTATTGAATGCCAG AAGGTCTTGGCTGCACATGGTGCTGGGAAGGTCAGTGCGTACGTCACTCATGGCGTGTTCCCAAACAAATCGTGGGAGCGATTTCTGCACA AGGGATCAGAATACCAATTTGCTCACTTTTGGATAACTGACTCATGCCCAGTGACAGTGAAGGCCATTACTGATAAGCCTCCTTTTGAGGTCCTCAGCCTTGCCGGCTCGATTGCTGATGCCCTTCAGATCTAA
- the LOC122028003 gene encoding WRKY transcription factor 6-like encodes MENSGSSSRKRSSNHIRFFPQEPKRGRIEYQDHEEPNLDLTLQLGSSRTVQNQRAQIQAPPAAEDKIAKWEAVRAELERAEDENRLLKEKLNEANMENKALQDRHSELLLEHNPDEQGGAVVSPSSSDRTLSDHDRSSPSNPDRTQPIMKDTQVSVRIRPEQKLFHDGCHWRKYGEKLSKGNPFPRAYFRCSCSLNVIKRCSVHKKVQRCAEDPTAWTITYKGSHNHQLPPAALATANATSAAMSMLMSGSLSSASVISDNSVLAGATISVADPFPTVMVDYTRPPPAVARMSELTKVIFTDPRVKAALVSAITASFSVPKDKGDGGSQENGKKE; translated from the exons ATGGAGAATTCTGGGTCATCCTCCAGGAAGAGATCGTCAAACCACATCCGGTTCTTCCCGCAGGAGCCGAAGCGTGGCCGCATCGAGTACCAAGATCACGAGGAACCGAACCTTGACCTGACACTTCAG CTCGGTTCGTCAAGAACAGTACAAAACCAGAGGGCACAAATTCAAGCGCCGCCAGCAGCGGAGGATAAAATTGCTAAG TGGGAAGCGGTTCGAGCAGAACTTGAAAGAGCGGAAGATGAGAATCGACTTCTGAAGGAAAAGCTTAACGAAGCAAACATGGAGAACAAGGCATTGCAAGATAGGCACTCGGAGCTGTTGCTCGAACACAATCCAGATGAGCAAGGAGGAGCCGTCGTATCGCCTTCATCGTCCGATCGAACCCTCTCTGATCACGACCGGTCCTCGCCCTCCAACCCAGATCGAACCCAGCCGATCATGAAGGACACCCAAGTTTCGGTTCGGATCCGGCCCGAACAAAAGTTG TTTCACGATGGCTGTCATTGGAGAAAATACGGAGAGAAGTTGTCGAAGGGGAACCCTTTTCCTCGGGCTTACTTTCGTTGTTCTTGTTCtcttaatgtgatcaaaagatgCTCTGTTCATAAGAAG GTTCAACGTTGTGCAGAGGATCCGACGGCATGGACAATAACCTACAAAGGATCGCATAACCACCAACTTCCTCCTGCCGCCCTCGCGACGGCCAACGCCACGTCGGCGGCCATGTCCATGTTGATGTCTGGTTCCTTGTCCTCCGCATCAGTAATCTCCGACAACAGTGTTTTGGCCGGAGCGACGATCTCGGTAGCCGACCCTTTCCCCACAGTCATGGTTGACTACACTCGCCCTCCGCCCGCCGTCGCAAGGATGAGCGAGTTGACCAAGGTCATTTTCACTGATCCCAGAGTCAAGGCTGCGCTCGTTTCCGCGATCACTGCTTCCTTCTCGGTTCCCAAAGACAAAGGCGACGGCGGCAGCCAGGAGAACGGCAAGAAAGAGTGA
- the LOC122027596 gene encoding heavy metal-associated isoprenylated plant protein 28-like: METIELKVDMVALHEKRLRKCLSKVKGIEKVEVEASVQKVTITGYANRNRILKALRRVGLRADFWSAHNEILSTYATGSLMFNHYSFF, translated from the exons ATGGAG ACTATAGAGCTAAAGGTGGACATGGTAGCATTACATGAGAAGAGATTGAGGAAATGTTTGTCCAAAGTGAAAG GGATTGAGAAGGTTGAAGTGGAGGCGAGCGTTCAGAAAGTTACAATCACAGGATATGCAAACCGGAATAGGATACTCAAGGCACTGAGGAGAGTGGGGTTGAGAGCAGATTTCTGGTCTGCACATAATGAGATTCTTAGTACTTACGCAACTGGAAGTCTCATGTTCAACCACTATAGTTTCTTCTAG
- the LOC122026106 gene encoding uncharacterized protein LOC122026106 — translation MSLRIKTVVDKFVMELKEALDADIQDRIMKEREMQSYIEEREREVAEREAAWKAELSRREAEIARQEARLKMERENLEKEKSVLMGTASQDNQDGALEITVGGEKYRCLRFSKAKK, via the exons ATGTCGCTTCGGATAAAGACAGTGGTCGATAAGTTCGTGATGGAGCTGAAGGAGGCGTTGGATGCGGACATTCAAGATCGGATCATGAAGGAGAGGGAGATGCAGAGCTACATCGAGGAGCGGGAGCGCGAGGTGGCTGAGAGGGAGGCCGCTTGGAAAGCCGAGCTCTCCCGAAGAGAG GCAGAGATTGCACGTCAAGAGGCAAGGCTAAAGATGGAGAGGGAGAacctagaaaaggagaagagTGTTCTAATGGGCACAGCATCTCAAGACAACCAAGATGGTGCTCTTGAGATAACTGTTGGTGGGGAGAAGTACAGGTGCCTCCGGTTTTCAAAGGCAAAGAAGTGA